Within Triticum dicoccoides isolate Atlit2015 ecotype Zavitan chromosome 1B, WEW_v2.0, whole genome shotgun sequence, the genomic segment aGCTGAATGGtataactctcattctccccattgaacagcttgtcgaagtactcccgtcatctatgcttaatctcctcgtccttcaccaagagttggcttgCTCCGtctttgatgcatttgacttgaccAATATCCCTCGTTTTCCtgtctcggatcttggccatcttatagatgtccctttcgccttccttcgtgcctaaccgttggtagaggtcctcatatgcccgaccccttactTCACCAACAGcttgctttgcggccttcttcgccatcttgtacttttcTATGttatctgcactcctatccaggtataggcgtctgaagcaatgtttgttctctttaatcgccttctggacatcatcattccaccaccaggtatccttatctttgcttatccttcccctggacactccaaactcctccgaggccaccttacaaatgcaagtcgccatcttcatccacacattgtccgcatcccctccttcctcccaagggccctccttaatgaccctctccttgaacgcctgagccatctcccccttgagcttccaccactttgttctagcgactttggcacgcttatcccgctggacacgaatccgaaagcggaagtcagcaaccaccagcttatgctggggtaaaacactctctccaggtatcaccttacattctaggcacgcacgcctatcttctcttctcgagaggatgaaatcaatctggctagagtgttggccactactaaaagtcaccagatgtgattctctctttttaaagagggtgttagctacaatcatgttgtaggctagagcaacgcTTAAGAcatatcttctccttcttgattcctgatgccatagccaaagcccccatgcgcccctttaaaacctgtgttagatgtacccacgtggctattgaggtctcctcctatgaagagcttctcaccaatcggtacactcctaaccatgtcttccaggccttcccagaacttcCTCTTCGTGTTCTTGTTGTGGCCTATTATGGGGCATACacactgataacattgagaaccaagtcctcaactaccagcttgaccaggataatccggtccccacgtctcttgacgtctaccactccatacttgaggctcttgttgatcaagatgcctacgccatttctgtttgcagccatccccgtgtaccatagcttgaagccggtatcctccacctccttcgccttctgtcctctccatttggtttcttggacgcaaaggatatcaacacctctcctcacagctgcatcaactagctcccgaagctttcttgtcagagaccctacgttccagctacctaagcgaatcctcctaggctcggctagcttccttacccttcacaTTCgtagagtcaaatgcgaagacccttgcttatTTTCCACTACattcgggcgccgatgtagcgcgccactaaggatgcgatgaACCAAACAAGCTCTATCGAAAGAAATTCTAAGGAactgaatcctccaaaattcctataGAATTTCACCATAGGGCCCTAGATTGTTCATTAGATAGTTGTCGTTACCCGGTCAGGCATTAGTTTTATGGCTCCTCGAATTCTCGGATAATATGCAAACCTCTAAGTTGTAGGATTACTGTATCCTCCCATCTGATAGCTGGATGATTTCGGTACTGCTCACGGAAGAAGCAAAAAATTCTTCCAAAACGTTTGAGTAAAGTGCAATCGACTGCCATGTATGGATAATGGATGAGATTCCATGGACTTTGAATTTCTACTAGATAAATCCGtagctagacaaatctaagacaagaatttttgaacttagggagtactccctccgtttttatttagtccgtGTATTAATTTTCTCAAAGTCAACCTTtgcaaactttgacaaagtttataagcaaaaatattaacatatgcaataatcaatatcattagattcattgttgaatgtactttcacattataTACATTTGTTATGATAGATGTTTATATTgtttctaatatgcagagtaaataaaaatgaagggagtataaTGAGAGCTTTGAGAAGCTATTGACTCGGTCAAAATCGGATGACACAATCTCAATTGAAGACCTCAATTGAATGTGGGCTTTTTAAAACTAGGAAGCATAGTGTTATAGAGGATATGATGAAGACTCAGATATAGAAGAAAATATAAGATTCATCAGTTTTTAtaaaaattgaaatcaacagaccaTATGGTTTTCTCTAATGAAAATCCGAGGGGGTGGCCCTTGTTccactaataataataataataaaattttcaATGGAAATCATGCCGAACTATTCCCCAAAAAGGAATTCCGCTGAATAACCGCACACACGCCCAAACTTagttaaggctggttgtaatgggagtatcatacactagtatcatatgcatactagtgtatgatactagctCTCTAATGCATATTATTATATTTTAatatcatgtagtactctatttattgccatgcatgacacaaagtagcatagcatttattatgatacggtatcatgatatgatactccaccctctctttcttcatttaatgctatgacacctcatcaaaattgcctagttggcatgcatgatactagctatgatacggccagtcatagtggggagtaacatagactattaacatgcatatgttactaatcCATGTTACTAGCTTCATAGTGAGGagtaacatatactccctccgttcctaaatatttgtctttctagagatttcaacaagtgactacatacgaagtaaaatgagttaatctacattctaaaatatgtctacatacatccgtatgttgtagtccatttgaatgtctagaaagacaaatatttaggaacggagggagtatgtgatatCATGCAAGTCATCATTTATTAAGATGCAGACTCATTTTATCTTGAGatgtgttatgttacagtaacatattatgttactctaaacctctctctcctcattaactacatgccatataattttttttcttgtgatgtgttatgttacttgctaagttactcccactatgaccagcctactaCCATTACGACAAGCCTAACAATAGAGTATTTGTTCGTCGCGACTTTCTTGTactactaaggctggtcacaatgggcaagaacataagctagtaacttacacacttccatagactatgttactacctccatagtgggtaggaacatctatataGTGTCATGCAAACCGATGTATTtattagttaccacaagcacctctctcttcattaaatacgtgccacataaacaaagttgtattggagtgtgtgatgttactcctaagactaaccacaatgggtagtaacatacactagtaacatacacatatccctagactatgttactattttcatagtgggtagtaacataagtgtggtaacatacgaaacttcatttattagattatagactcatattgcattgggacatgtgatgttacagtaactagctaagttactagtactacatctctcttcattaactcattgccacataagcaaatttgctgagttggactcgatgttactaccgaagttacttccattgtggctagtctaagttCCTCCGACCAGCCTAACATGCATGCTTGACAGCTCGCTTCTATTTCTTCTTGCCAAATTGCAGACCACGCATATAATGCCACTGCCATCGCAGGCTGTGCAAATGGCTCCACCCAACAGGCATTATACTCTATTTTGTTTGAAGATATTGCACAGATTGACAGATATATATTATAAACATAGCTTAATTATTGGATGAAAACAGCCTGATCGAAGCAAAGGTTATCCCGACCAGCATGTAATTACACATCAAGGAAATAGAATTAAGCTCAGCAGCATCAGCCGAGTAGTACAGCGGATAGCAAGCTCGCTCTATAGGTACTGTAACATCTAGTAGCGATTAGTACAAGAAAGGTTAATTAGTAAGTATCAGCAGACGATTGTCGATAGAGTAGCAACAAAGAACTTCAGTAGAGCAGAGCAGTAGTAGGTAGGAGTATTATTGATTGACGCCTCAGGTGACCCGGCCGGATCCATTCAAATCTGTCATCTCCTTCCTCAACTTGTGGCGGGCAATGACATGCAGCGTTGATCTATCCCTGGATTGATCAGCCTGCCAATTCAGAATTCACACGGCCGAGGATGTCACCGACCAGCTGCCATCCCTGCTCTGCTACGCACAGTACAGTGCGTTGCAGTATTGTACAGTAGACCGCCACCGCCTCGCCACTCCAGATCAACGGCCAGGGTCAGCAGGCCGGCACCAACGCCGGAGAGCTGGCCGCCGCCGTGCtcgcttcttcctcgtcctcgtcctcggcgtcCCACAGGAAGCTCGCGTACGATCCCAGCACATAGCTGCAAGTAAACATCACTAGTTAGCAAGTGATTCGATCGACTACACAGTCAAGTACGAGTAACAAAATAGTCGCGAACGATACGGGGGCGCGCGCGTACCAGTCGTCTGGCGCGGCCTGGACGGCGCGCTCCTTGTCCTGGTTGGCCTCCCAGAGGACGCGGCCGTAGAGGCTGAGCAGGTCGGCGTCGCCGGGGCAGGCGAGCAGGGCGCGGCCGTAGTACTCCTCGGCGCCCGCCAGGTCGCGCTCCACCTCGTGCAGGTACTTGCCGTAGTTGCGCAGCAGCAGCGGGTTGTCCGGCTCCAGCCTCAGCACCCTGCGGTAGTGCTCCCCCATGCCGGCGCTCTGGCCGTTGCCGCCGGCGCCTCCGCTGCCCCCGCCGCGGCCGGAGCTGTTGTTGCCCTTGCCGGCGCCCGAGCCGTCGAAGCAGTCTTCCATCGGCGCGTCGTCTCTCTCCCCGAGGGTGCCTGGGCGGGGCGAGCGGAGGAGGACGGAGCCGGCGGAGCCTGGCGCCGCGGCGGGGACGGATCCGAGGAGGTCGGCGTCCGACCTGGCGCGGCGGAGCGGGAGGACGCGCGGCGCCGGGGAGAGGGTGGGCATGTGCGGGGACTTCGCGGCGCGGGAAGAGCGGCGGGGGCGGGGGACGAGGGAGAGGGAGCGCGTGAGGGACGAGGTGGCTTCCATTGTGCGGTGCCTGGCTGGCTGGACTCGCGAGCTGGTGGCTCCGTTTTTATAGCGAGGTCGCGGTAGAAGAGGAAGGGGAGAGTGggccggtggcgcgcgcgcgtgggcGGGCGTGCGACGGCGAGATTGACGGCGTCACTCACTGGAGTACGCGCGCGAAGGAAGAGAGGAGCACGTGAAGGTCGGAGGACACGTGTTGGGGACGGCCGCGCGCGCGGGTGGGCGGGCGCGTGTGCGCGCTCGTGTGGGGGCAACCCGCGCCGGACGCTGCTGGTTTTCCGGTGGCGAATGGGGGGTCGATCGGTGCATGCGTGTGCACTGCATGCCGTGCCGTGCCGTGCCTTGGATCGGCCGGGCTGCTGGTTTCTTTTTTTGAGGATGGCTACTGGTTTCGGTTTCACAGCCACGCTCGCACACACGGCGCGATGTCCCCGTCTCAGATTACGagcccaactccaccgcgcgaccctattctATCCGTCCCAATTCATTTGGGTAAAAGGAACAAAgaaggcggcccagcgcgcgacggtccggacccatcctgtccgttttgtgtccgggccgacccatttcgagcgcaaacttgcaCCGGGTTTGGATCGTGGCGGACACCAAACGGACGTGCCctcgtccgcgtcggggccgcgtggcaggcggccacctaccttcctcccgcccacatcaatgcgcacgggcgggcggccccacctgtcatccacacATGGAAGGATCGTCGTCCTTCTTTAAGTGGGAAGCGTGGACCGGTtgtcgtccacactgccccacgccaccccgcggcctcctcgaaacccgacagccccaggccccaaaccctagccaagaACTCGCCGGCCGGCCGCCCCGCAGCCATGGGGCTCTGGAACTACGGCCGCAAAGGCGCGCACGACCGCGAGGCTAGCTCCTCGTCGGGGCGTCGCCGCGGCtcggtgaagaaggaggagccggcctcgccatcgccaccacgccggGCCCCCTCGCCGCCCGCGTTCTCCATCGCCCCCGCGTCCGCCGGCGAGTGCGACCGGCACTACATCCGCGCTGAGGTGTGCCGccgttattgggagacgaggacgccgatCCCCTGGAGCGACGCCCACCTCCTCAACAACTGGCATTTGTCGGCCGACCGCGTGCCGATCCCGCTGGTCCCGGTGACCGGCCGTGCGCGCCGCTaggagatcgagcgccgccgccgcctcctcccggacGACCTCTACTACGACCCCAGGTACGCCCCCGACTCGCCATTGTGGGACACCTGGTTCTGCGATGAGCACGACGCGCGGCGGGCGTCCTATTTCGCCGGCACGTTGACGGGGCCACGCCCAGAGGGCCGAGCGGCCGCTCCCCAGGAGCGCGGGCGTAGGGTGGTGCGCGGCCTCACGCCCATGCCGTCGCCGTCtccatcgccaccaccacctcctcgcatgacgaCGGAGGAGGAAGCCCGTCTCGTGTagcgtgtcatggaggactccatgcgcACGCACGACGAGCGACAATGGGATGGCTTGGAGGAGGCCATGGCACTGTCTGCCGCCGGCGACGTGGCCTTCCCGGAGCTGCAGATGGCGGCCTTgacggaggagaggagggaggacgccATGGAGGAGGAGCCGGCGGACGCCTTCCAGCAGCTGGTGGGCGCGGGGTGGGCCTGGTCCTGCACTGCTCAGGAGATGGCCGCCAGCCTGGGCGTGGACTGGCGCGCCACTCCGCCGCAGCCACCGGAGCGGGAGGGATCGCCACGGGAGGATGTGTTGCAGGCACCTCCCgccgtccagcccgcccccgtcTACCAGGCACCGCACGCACCGCCGGCCCACCTGTGGACGCCgccggcctacgtcgacctcgtcagcgacgacgacgacaccggcggccagtgaagaGCGCCACGGCGACGGCAACGATGGGCACGGGCAGGAGCACGCCGGCGGcgactgtttttttttctttttatgtttaattattaaTGTGAcgaaactgggccgttttgtggctaTGGACCTCCTAACTAAGTTTTATCTTTTTATTAAACTGCGTTTATTTACTTTTTAGTCATTTTTTTATGTTTTcttattttttattgtttttctgaGCACGGACgtgatttggggtgcggccgcgcggtGGGCGCACGCACGACCCAATGGACACAGCCGGACAAGGGCGTACCCATGACGCTCCAAAGGGACAACATCCCGTCAATCCGGACGTCCGTTTGAGATCGTGCTGTGGAGTTGGCCTGAGAGGAAACAAAGATCGACGGCCCAGAATGCCTGCGATTGCGGCGCGCATACGTCCAAGTGTGAGCTTGAGTCGCTATCCGTTTCCGACCCGGCTGCACGGTGAGAAATGACCCATGCATGGATGGCACGAGAGTCCAACATAACAGCTGGCCATGCAACCCATGTAATCATGTGAAATACTAGCAGCGGATCAAGGGTTGGGATACGGGTCGAGCTAGTTTATGCAGACGCCCTTCTTTCTAGCGAATTGTCCATGCTCTAttcgtttttgtatttgcttgtttTACTGTTTATATACTGCATcttgtactcccttcgtttttatttacttcGAGTATTAGCTTTGTCCCGCAAAAAAAAAGtattagttttggtcaaagtcaaacttcccCTCAGGCTCTCGCGACCGCGTCGCCCCCGCGGGCAACCGACCACGCCCCGGTCTTCTTCTCcagcgcccctccctcctccttccctccccGCCGTCGTCGTCGGCGCTCGCCGCCGGGCCTGGCCTGGGCGATGCTGGCGGCGGCGGCCCCCTCGCTTTTCCCCTCCCGACTTCCTTTGGCGCGGGAAGGAGCGGGCTGGGGGGTGTCCCTAGGCGGTGGCGGTCCAGCATGGCGGCGGGGTCCTCGCGCTACGCGAGCGGATGGCTGGACGGCAGCGCCGTCGTTGGCGGCGGGGTAGCGCGGCGGCGCGTCCTGGCGGCGCCCGCTCGGCCCAGATTTGGGCCCTTTGGGGCCCATCTGGGCCCGGGCGGGCTGGCGGCGGGGTGAGCCTGTGGCGCGACCTCCAGGAGGCCGGGGCGTGGTGACGAGCGGCGGCGGGCCGGCGACGCGGATACCGAATTGCTGCAGCGTGGCCGGCGGGGCTTTGCGGGCCCGTTTGGGCCCggccgggccaggggtggcctggtgTGCCCTGCTGCCGCGTCCGGACGACGACTGCGACGGGGCCGGGGGCTCGGGCCTCCCGCACGTTGGCGGGGGAGGTGGGTCCCTCCTGCTTGGTATCGGTGCCACTGCTTCCTCGTTTGGCGTTTCTCTTCAGGTCTCCTGGCCTCGTGGTGGTGTTCACAGTGAGGCGGTGTGGGTGGTGGCGCAACTGAGATGGCGCAAGGTGGTGGGCGGAGGTTTGGCTGGTCGGCTCCGGTTCGGTCGGGTGGTGGAGTTTGGAGTGTGGGAAAAATCCTTGCCAGTCTTCGGCTCCGATGCGGTGACGCATacgggtgccaccattccttcctGGAGGGTGTCGTTGTTATCCATCCCCCAACTCCTTCCGcgtgccgggggaaaccctaggacccgtccgggcagcagcgtcgtcggtgTCGCAGTCCTTCTTGGGGGTGCTGCTTGGCACGCGGCGGATCGAAGCCTCGGGCTATCGTGGTTTGTTTCTGGTGGGTGCAGCGGTGGCGGGCCATCCGTGCTTTGTTGAGCTGCggttgttggcatttgtttctttttctttttcttttgggcttGTTGTGCTGCTCGCCCCAGCGATCTATGTAATCGgtgttggttgctttggaatacaaagcggggataaccctttttcggtaaagtcaaactttgtaaattttgacaaagtttatagacaaaaatattaacatatccaCTAACAAATCAATAcatttagattcattattgaatgtactttcacatcatatagatttgttatgctgAGTATTTATAgtctttttctataaacttggtcaaactataggaagtttgacttcagtcaactctaatatgcggagtaaataaaaacagatggAGTATTATTGTTGAATATATTTGTGCATGTATTATTGTGTCGTATGCCCACCTTCTAGTTCTTTATATAGTTGAGATTGTAGCTAGCCCGCAAAAAAAGTTGAGATTGTAGCCCGCCTTGTACATCATATACACGCGCCttgtgcaccgatcaatacatcgagcaTTGCACAGCCGAACCCTAGTCTTCTACATGGTATCAATTTCCCCACGATCCTAACCCTACGCTTCCGCCCTAGGCCGCTGCCGCCCGCGCTGCGTCCTTGCGCCGCCGCTGCCTCTCCTCTAGCCACAACACCCTCCTTGTTGTCGCCGCCATCTTCCTTCATACCACCGCTGCTCCTTTCTGTCGCCGCCACACACCACTGCCGCCGCTGCATCCcctagcagccgccgccgccctccctccCGACCGCTCCTTCTTCCACCCGATCGCCACCCCACCGCCATAAAATCCCCGCAGTCCTCCATAAACTCCCCGCAGTCCTTCATTGGCCCGGACTTCACCCTCATTTGTGATCTCAACATCTATGAATGCGTCCTGGAGGTCCTCGATCACTCCACCGCCACCTACTATGCTTGGAAGACATACTTCTCCTTGGTGTTTCATGAGTACCAGCTCCACGGTCACATCGATGGCTCCGTAGACTTTCGCCTTATGGTGAacgacgaggagtggatgatcctTGACGCCACCATCATTCGCTCGTTCTACCTCGCCATCTCCAAGGACCTCTTCCACACGGTGGTGTGCGACGAGGATGATGCTCACGCTGTCTGGACCAAGCTCACTGGTCTCTTCACGGCGAGTTCTGTGGGTGCCAACAACTTGACTTGTCCATTGACGATTTTTGCATGCGCCTCAAAAAGCTTGCCGATGAGTTCCATGATCTCGGCGAGATGATCTCCGACGAGTTCCTTATCAGCACCCTCACCGATGGCCTTAACGAGGACTTCGGGAATGCGGCATCCAACCACACTCTTATTCCGGAGCCGACCTTCCCTAAGGTTGTGGCATACCTGAAATTGGAGGAGCGCCGAATGAAGATGATGATGACACAGGCGACCCATACCGCCCTCACCACCGGCACTCGCAGCGGCCAGGCGCTGCCCGTCCCGGCTCCTTCCTAGTTGCGGCCCGCGTAGGCCTCCCACCCACCGCTGGGTTTCTACACCCAGCCGCCACCGTCGGATCCAGGTGCCCCCGACCACCGCCGCAGCAGTCGCTGTAGCCGTAAGTAGCCGCAGTCCGGCGCTCAGGGAGGAGTGCCGCGTCCACCGCAGCAGCACCAGCCGGTGCCTTGGTATGCGGGGCACAACCCGTGGACCAGAGTTGTGCATGCCTACTCTATGCCGGTTCCACATCCGCACATTCCCGGCATGCTCGGCCCGCGACCTACCTCCCACCAGGCGCTTCACGCGGCGCCTTAAGGGGCATTTTCCTACggtcagccgccgccgcccctagcGCCCCAGCTATAGCCGCCGTACCCGGCACCCGCGCTTCCACCAGCGCCCTTGGACCCGGCCTTGCTTGTGGCTCTTCATTCTGCTCCCACTCCGGCAAACTACAATGGTGGCggtgactggtacatggacaccAGAGCTACAACTCACATGTCCTCCCACCCCGGTAACCTCCACACATCCTACCCCATCCACACATCTAGTCGTATCACCTTCGCAGATGGTTCCTCTCTTCCAATCACTCACATAGGCCATGCATCTTTTCCTTCATCATCTACACCATTATCATTGTCTAACATATTAGTCTCACCTGATCTTATTAAAAATCTTATTTCTTTTCGTTCCTTTACTCGTGAAAATCCCATTACCATTGAATTTGACGATTGTGGTTTTTTGTCATGGACGCTCGTACTGGGATGGTGATTCACCGGTGTGACAGCCCCAACGAGCTCTACCCGGTCcactccactgcctccaccacctctgTCGCTCCAGTTGCTCTTGCCACTGGTGCGGACCTTTGGCACGCCCGCTTGGGTCATCGCAACCCTGCCACCCTCGTCATATACTTCGGAGTTTTTCGTTCACTTGTAATAAGGTcgacgatcacacttgtcatgcttgtcgcCTCGACAAACATGTTCGTCTTCCCTTTAGGGCTTCTTCTCATGTTGCATCGTACCATtcgagttaattcatagtgatgtgtgatacatccattttgcatcatgcttttttatcaatatttattgcattttgggatgttattacacattctagcacaatacttatgccttttctctcttattctacaaggtttacatgaagagggagaatgccgacagctggaattctggactagaaaatgagcaaatattagagacctattttgcacaactccaaaagtcctaaaacttcacatagagttattttggaattaataaaaaatattgggcgaagaaagcaccataggggggccacctaccatccacaagggtggagggtgcaccgtacccctggacgcgccccctgccttgtgggccacctggcaggcccccgatccccatcttttgctatatggtgtgttttgacctggaaaaaatcaaaaggaatctttcgggacaaagcgccgctatctcgaggcggaacctaggcataaccaatctagggctccgacggagctgttttgccggggaaacttccctccgggagggggaaatcaaagccatcgtcatcaccaatgatcctctcatcaagagggggtcaatctacatcaacatcttcactagcaccatctcctctcaaaccctagttcatatcttgtatccaatctctatctcaaaaccttagattggtacatgtgggttaatagtactgttgattactccttgtagttgatgctagttggtttattcggtggaagatcatatgttcagattcttaATGTTAATTAATATTCCTCTGATtttaacatgaatatgctttgtgagtagttacctttgttcctgaggacatgggagaagtcttgttataagtaatcatgtgaatttggtattcgttcgatattttgatgagacgtatgttgtctctcctctagtggtgttatgtgaacgttgactacatgacacttcacaattctttgggcataggggaaggcattgggaagtaataagtgaatgatggcttgctagagtgacagaagcttaaaccctagtttatgcgttgcttcgtaaggggctgatttggattcgtatgtttcatgctatggttagatttatcttaattgttcttttgtagttgtagatgcttgcaagagaggttaatcataagtgggaggcttgtccaaggaagggcaacatccaaacaccggtccacccacatatcaaattatcaaagtaacaaatgtgaatcatatgagcatgatgaaaactaacttgacagtaattcccatgtgtcctcggcagCGCTTTGCTTTGTATAAGAGTTCATCTaggcttgtcctttcctacaaaaaggactgtgccaccttgctgcaccttagttacttttgttacttgttacctgttacgaattatcttatcacaaaactatatgttaccgataatttcagtgcctgcagataatacattgc encodes:
- the LOC119337514 gene encoding uncharacterized protein LOC119337514 is translated as MEATSSLTRSLSLVPRPRRSSRAAKSPHMPTLSPAPRVLPLRRARSDADLLGSVPAAAPGSAGSVLLRSPRPGTLGERDDAPMEDCFDGSGAGKGNNSSGRGGGSGGAGGNGQSAGMGEHYRRVLRLEPDNPLLLRNYGKYLHEVERDLAGAEEYYGRALLACPGDADLLSLYGRVLWEANQDKERAVQAAPDDCYVLGSYASFLWDAEDEDEEEASTAAASSPALVPAC